taattttagtatgttgataaaattaattatatataaattaaattatataaatataattaaacgaaaaaaaaggaaaaatacgAAGTCCGAATTTTAAATCCCGACTTCTAtggttttgggttttttttttatattttattgacgAATCGCGATTTGAGTCATacttttattacttatttaaaaaaaattataataatataattttattttataataaaaaattaattaactcgCAATTTTTCCCTGTATTTTATTGACGAGTCGcgattttacttttattacttatttaatttaaattataataatataaaaaaaattaatataattttgttttataataaaaaattaattaactctcCATTAGCCTATGGGTATTGATGGGGGTAAAACCCTATTATCTCATAAAAGACAACTTTGCCCTTGATGGGGCCCAAAATCGCAAGCTTGCCAGCATGACCCGCGCCACTTTTACCGACCCGACCCGACGACCTAGAACACGTGGCACGCGCGTAGCGGGTCGATAGACCCCCTGGctctctataaatacctccCAGTCAGTGTATTAAAGGTACGTCGTCTTGACCGCATTTTACCTTCAGCTCGCTATTTTTCCCAACGACCCCATATTTCGACCTCAACACAACACTGACTTCAGCATCGGAGGGCCTTAGCTGGGGGCTACCCCAGCAAGCCTAACgatctgcttcttttctcaaGGCCCAATCACTAGTTTGGGAGAGGAGCGACCTCGAACCGCTTGGGAGATCGAACCAAGGAGGTCGCGTAGATTTCGTcccggatcagttggcgccgtctgtgggaatcTGAGGAAAGCTCCTTTAGATTTGGTTTGGGGAAGAATTCGCCATGTCAGAATCATCAATGCGTGAACAAGAGGGAAGGTGGCATCTAACCGATGACGAGAAGCAGCGGATGATCGGGATAGCGAGTAAGAAGGTCATGGATGAGCACTGCCCATCTGTCAGGGAACCGTCGGAGAAAGGACGGACGGAAGAACGGAGAAAAATGATCTTGGCTGGTCAAGTAGAAGGAACTGTTCGCATGGGGAAAAGTAAGGAAATAATGCCAAGAACCAGTCGGGTGAGAGAGAGATCAGCTACCACATCTAGCAACAGTAAGGCAGGACAGCCAGCGACCTCCAGAGCTGAAGTGGGAGGCGTAAGAAGGCAGATAGAGAAATTGAAGCAACAACTAGACGACCTGAAGAAGCGAAGCGACTTGAAGAAGCAAGACGACCCGGCTAGGCAAAATGCGAACTCGCCCTTCACCAACGAAATGCTATCCGAAGTTGTTGGTTCAAATTTTCGACTACCCGATCTACCTAGATACGACGGGACGAAGGACCCGCGCGAGCACATCACTACGTTCGGAAtggtaatgaatttatataggCACACGAATTCTATTAACGCAAGGCTGTTTGTGACTACTTTGATAGGGAAGGCACAAGAATGGTTCACCGGCTTGCCTAACGGGACCATTGGATCATACGAGCAATTGATACACAGGTTCGCATACCACTTCGCTAGCAAACAAAAGTCGAAGAGATCAGCGATCCACTTATTCGCAATCCGGCAGGGAAGAGAGGAATCTCTTAAAGATTTTATTGGGAGATTCAATAACGAGACATTGGAAGTGCAGGAGCTGCGGATTGATATGATGACGAGTATATTAGTACACGGTTTACAGAAGGGACCATTCGCATCAGCATTAGCTAGAGACCCCCCTGAAGACGTAGAACAATTGATGCTTTTGGCCCACAAATATATCGACGAGGAGGAGATGAACGCAATCAAGGATAGAGAGTGGGAAGGAGATCGACAACGAAGTCGAAATATGTGAATTTAACATGAGAGAAGACCTCTTCCGCCCATATACCACTAGTACGCGACGACGGTCACCTCCAGAGAGCAAGCGCGATGAGGATCGAAGATAGCAATCCACTACAGTGGGTATGTTTGTATCTTTATTTCCATAACGGAtgattattatctttttgaaATATTCGTATTTACATCACAAATCATGTACGCAATTACAATATTTGGTTGAACTAGCATGTATGAATGTTCACATGAAATAAATAGCTCCAGTAGTATCCTACTCTACGACGCAACATCACGCCACCatcaactacgcgacctgcAAAAGGCGCGATCTCATGTGTCTGCGAAAGACCGtcaactacgcgacctgcAAAAGGCGCGATCTCATGTGTCTGCGAAAGACCACCAATCACGCGACCTGCAAAAGGCGCGACCTCATGTGTCTGCGAAAGACCACCAATTAAACGACCTCATGTGTCTGCGAAAGACCACCAACCACGCGACCTGCAAAAGGCGCGACCTCATGTGTCTGCGAAAGACCACCAATCACGCGACCTGCAAAAGGCGCGATCTCATGTGTCTGCGAAAGACCACCAATTAAACGACCTCATGTGTCTGCGAAAGACCACCAATCACGCGACCTGCAAAAGGCGCGACCTCATGTGTCTGCGAAAGACCACCAATTAAACGACCTCATGTGTCTGCGAAAGACCACCAATCACGCGACCTGCAAAAGGCGCGACCTCATGTGTCCGAAAGACCACCAATCACGCGACCTGCAAAAGGCGCGACCTCATGTGTCTGCGAAAGACCACCAATTAAACGACCTCATGTGTCTGCGGAAAACCACCAATCACGCGACCTGCAAAAGGCGCGACAGTCTGCAAAGACCatcaactacgcgacctgcGAAAGGCGCGACCTATTGTGTCTGCAAAGGACCGTCAACAACGGGACCCCTCCTCTATAAAGGACCACCAACTACGAGGCCTGGAAAGGGTACAACCCGACAGAACAACACAAGGTGCAAAATCGTCTGATGACCATTGATTATGCGATCTAAAAGAATGCATCCTCCCTGTCAGCCGAAACCGATCAATGCGATCAGgaaaagtgtttgaaaatcCCTCCAATTCTCCCTATATTGGAGGTCGGATTGATGATTATCTTACGGGAATTCATGGAATACGAAGATGAAAAGGGAACCTCTCATAAAGAAGAAAGTTCATTGAGAAGGATAATTTACAGATTCAACCTCAACTGAGGTAAGTACAGTGATCTGCGTAAACGATTACAAATTGAAATACAAGAGCCTACTTATCTACTGCCTCTTCGCCACTATTCTCAAGTTCCTCCACCAAGACAGCAAATTCATCATTATGTTTCAAAGGGGGTTCTTCGGGGAACGCCGCAAGATTACCATCCAAGGTCGGGTCGATCCAGTTTGTGTCGAACCCATCCGCGAACCCTCTTAGCTTCCTGATTTGGGACGTGCAGCGATCAAAACCCTTGACAAGATAGTCAGCAGACTTAGCTTTTACAACGGTCGTAAAGGCGGTAGACTTCATGAAGTCTCGAGCTCCCCGCAACCGAGCGTCCGCTAAGGTCTTCTTATGGTCATCAGAACTCAAGTACTGATCGCGACCTTGATTCCGGGCAATTTCGAGTTGGTGTTGATACTCTTCTGAGAATAGGAATTCCTCTCGACCAGCCACCCGACCTGCTGAAAAGCCTTCCGCCTTAGCCGATTCGACCGAAGACGCGACCTTCTGCCTGAGCTCCCTTAGTTGAGCCTCTAGTTCGGACTTCTGAGCTGCGAGCTCGATTTTCTCTTTCTCGCAAGTCGCCAACTTTGAGCTCTTTTCCTCGAGTAGCTTATCAGCGACCATCTTCTCGTGTCGCCAGTAATTGCACTTCAAGGATAAGTGATGTCCGAAAGCAGAAACCTACATATAACAGTTGAGGATTAATATGGCAAAGGCATAAGAAGTTAATGAAAGTGCTTATCAATACCTGGGAGAGTGAGTGAGCGAAGTTCTGCTCAACTCGTATATGAGACATGGGGGCAAGGAGAGCTTGATCGCGAGGCAAGATGGTGGATTTATACAGCTCCCAGGAGTCTTGGCCTACGTGGGTCTTCAACACAGAACTTTGGCCCGAAATGGCCCAGTTCGGTATCAGCCTCTCACCCTCCATGGCAGCCGGACTATATGAAGGCGATTGGAGGTCCATCTGGGTCTCTCTCCACCAGGCAGTCAATTCGTCAACTACCTTCAGATTCTCGCTCTCCGCTGAAGAATCTGCCTTGGATTTCTTTTGGGAGGAGGGATTAGGTCGCGGGGAACTACGTTTCCTCTTGGACGACTCCGAAGCGATCTGTTTCCCCTTGGACTTCTTCCAGATGAGTGGTTCAGAATCACTTGGCTCTTCGGAGTCCCTCGGCAAATGCTCAAGAGTGGGATCGTTATTCCCACTGGCGACCTCGACGGGAGTCGCGCCCGATGGACTCGGAGAGAGAGCTCTGTGCGACCTCGACGCTTTTTCTGAGGGAGCAGAGGGAGTACGCTGGGAGTCTGGTCCCAAAGGAGGAACTGCTCGCTTAGCCCTTTTCGCACGAACCATTCTTGCAATGCGGGCATCCATCACGACAGAATCTGCAAAGATACAAACCAGTCACCACTAAGTACCAAAATTTATGAACAGAGGAAGGTAAAAGATTGATCACCTAAAGAGCCCCGGGTTCGAACAGGTGCCGGACTGAGACCTGCGAGCTTCAGGGTATGCTCCGTCAAAAGCAATTTGGCTTGATATTGATACTGGGTGATAGTAACGATCAGGTCGTCATCTAACCCTACGCCGTGGACTTTGGGTTCAGGTTTAGTAGTTCGCCAGTCACAAGAGAATGGCCAGACTTGGTTAGAAGGAGGTCgaaggaagaaaaatttgtCTTTCCAAGAGCCCACGTTGGACTTTAACTTGGTAACAAAGGAGCAGTTTGGTTTGGCAGTAAGATAGAAGAAGCCCTGGTCGCCTGACCTCTTCGAGGTTGTAAACTTGTAAAGCGACCAAAAGCTATCGAAGTCGGGTTCAAGCTCGAAGTATTCCATTATGataataaaggataaaatatgGCAGATGGAATTGGAAGCTAGTTGCATGGGACCTATCTCTAACCTAGATAAAATTCTAGCAACGGTACGAGGAAGGGGAAAACGCAAGCCTGCAGCTAAATGTACAATAGAAATCGGGCAACTACCTGGAGGAGGTCGATTCATGCGATCTGAGGGGGAAGGAAGAATAATTTCGTAATCTAGAGGAATATAATACCTCTCTCTAATCGCATCAGCTGTCAAGTATAATGAACTCTCAATGGTTAGACAAGGTTTATCAGTCGATTCGCCCTCACTATGTTCTGGGGTCATCAGCGGGATCGTTGTTTCCGGGTCGCTTCTGCCTACGCTAGGGGATCCTATCTGTTTTCTACGAGCCATGGGTATTTGTGAGGTCGCAGATGAGCTGCCGGGACTACCCGAAGAACTAGCAGATGAACTATCAGAGGTACTCGATGAACTACCAGAGCTACTAGATGAACTACCGGATGAGCTACCAGAATTACTAGGCTTGGAAGacataatattaaaagcaGGTCGCTCGGAAGTACCTGGCTAGAAGGCAGGTCGCAGCTGGAGGAGGTAGGTCGCTCGAGGAACGATTGAGATTGAGAATGAAGCAAAACTGCAGTCGAACCTGCCTGTATTTATAGGGATAAATTTATGGAGATTCGTGTCGAAGACAACGGTCGGATGTCGAAGGCAACGGTCAGATATCGAGATGGCGATGATGATCTAAAGGATGAGATCGATGGACCATTCGACTAGCGTGCTACTCACACTAAGAAAAGtaggggagtaatgatggggGTAAAACCCTATTCTCTCATAAAAGACAACTTTGCCCTTGATGGGGCCCAAAATCGCAAGCTTGCCAGCATGACCCGCGCCACTTTTACCGGGTCGGATCGCGACCCGACCCGACTACCTAGAACACGTGGCACGCGCGTAGCGGGTCGATAGACCCCCTGGctctctataaatacctccCAGTCAGTGTATTAAAGGTACGTCGTCTTGACCGCATTTTACCTTCAGCTTGCTATTTTTCCCAGCGACCCCATATTTCGACCTCAACCCAACACTGACTTCAGCATCGGAGGGCCTTAGCTGGGGGCCACCCCAGCAAGCCTAACgatctgcttcttttctcagGGCCCAATCACTAGTCTGGGAGAGGAGCGACCTCGAACCGCTTGGGAGATCGAACCAAGGAGGTCGCGTAgatttcgacccggatcaggTATCAAGGTCAACCCTTTTGGGGTTTACTTTCCAAGTCAGTTTATCCATTTCTAAAATTGTCGTTTGCATGTAAACACATTAAAACTGAAATGAAGTATAATAGTGCAAATACGAAATTATGTTCCCTCCGCGACAAGATACCTGCTGCTGGCACCCAATAGCTGCAGAGTGGGAGCTATTGCTTATACAGATTATTACTACCAGTCAAGATGTGAAGAAGGATACCTCTTTCTAGTCAACTATCAATCTCAAAAAGGGGCAATTCCTTCGGAGCATACACTAACTCCTTCACTGTCAGTACTTTTAGCACAAACAACAATAGAGGGTAGCACTCACTAACCAGTAAATCAATTGAAACAGTCAACTGAGTTGCCTCTTTGGAAACAGATGAGACTTTTATCAATGTACAAAATTGACAAGTGATAATTCTGTAGTTTCATTTACTGTTAGTGCAGAAGTAAAAAAAGAGGCAAATGGTAAAGCTACCTTGtatcaataataaaagaaagaagaactACATAGGCCTATGCAAGAACAAGATCATGTTAAAACTCTTTTAACCGGAAGATCAAATTCTACCCTGCAAATCCAATCATGCAAGGATCATCCCTCGATAATTACATCAACTTAAAGTGGACAAACCATCATTTTCACAAGTCATATTCATTCAAAGTTTcaggataaaaaatgaacaatcaaatcaaatgagATACTCGACTTACCAATGACATCGAACCAACTGAGTCTACCCCATCAACTGAGGCACACATCTTTACAGTTCTACAAAAACAATTCCAAACAAGTTACCCTCCAACTAAGATCATAACATCACAGCATTCAGTTTACCAAAAAACCCACCAGAATAACACCTCAAACTAGCATCATGAACCAtctaaaatcaataaataaacaaattatactCAACCACCCACCACCCCATCAAACCCAAAACAAGTTCGCAGGCACCggttcaaaatttatccaCCCACTTCaactaaaatcaagaaacccAGTAATCAATAAAGATTGAGCCAGCACCAACAGGAGAAATCGAGGACTTACTTTTTGGGCGACGAGTTAAATCGCGGGGTGACCGAAAAGTAGCACATGGGCTTTGAGGCGGGCGAATGGCGGAGGAAGGGAGAGTTGGAAGGTTTTGATTGGAGGGCGGTGAAGGAGGAGCTGGAGAAAGCATTCGCCATTGCCATTTTTCTGCTGAGTAGTTGGCAGTGTGTgtagagaaagagaaaggaattATTGGAGAGGTGGTGATATGTGAGTGAGAATgatattttagtttgtttttGAGCAAGTTTTGGTGATATATGGCGTCATTTGGGTAGGGGCCACTGGGTGGCTATGCTACGTCAGGTGGGGacaacattttcttttcttttttcatttcattttatttaaataattcccAATAATGAGGTGTTTGTATAACTTATTGTACTTGTtcgacaaaattataaaattagtcctataattttggaTCAGTTCAAATTTAGGGAGTGTTTGCTAGCgctttaaaaaagtatttttcaatttttagttttcaataagtatttttgaaattttagaatGTCAGcttctatttattaaacgaTTAAAAAATCGCTTTTAAACCAAAAGCCAGAAGCACTTTGGGGGTGCTCTAactgctttgatttttttggtaagtaaattcaattttattttgactGCTTTATCttgttataataatcttaattcaactttatcgtttttaatttatttttaaaattgtatatttaatgttgatataggtgttttcaaataatttaacaataatcaaatttacactttcacatatttaattttttgaatttttatattttatttactatatcatcttattatattatttcgtacacatattattatttgattaaacacattttttgtaatatttttgaaaaatagagtTTAAATATACTTGATGTATGGGACAGCCCAACCTTTAACCCCAGATATATCAGCTTCAGCAGCCCAAGTGACAAAGCAGTCCAAGGAGGACGGAGGCCTAGGGCACTCTCAAATTCAGCCCATGGTCACGATCTAACAAGAACGATTGGTCCAAAAAGCCAACAAATATGACAACTCCCTCTCCAGTTGAGCCATCCAGTTGTAgataaggataatttgctctTTATCCAGCTACCCCAACTAATCTCTACGAAAATATATGAAGAGGGTTAGACCCCCAAGAGGCCAGGTGTAGCACCCTCATCCCTACTAGGGCTAAATCTTTACTAAACGTTATACTTAAAGTAACTCCTGTATttaaatatgcacataatcatctaatcaatatgcaCATGTAATCCCCTCGGTTTTACGTTCTCTTTACACaaataaaatgtgatttgtattcTAACCAACAATGAGGAGAAAATTGCATACTGGACCCGATCTGCCTGAATATAGCGTTTAGACCTAGCCTTCGACAGACAGACACCTCAAGATCTATTcctgaaaaaaaataccagCAGAGGATTGAGcttgccactcagtaagtaaataatcagtCCTATCcatatatgtacatttataGCCCAAATAAGATAAGTATGTAACATGCATAgaatatagttaatttaattccaacataatcagctttattGCACCACATAGCTAACTCGCAATAAAACAACCAATTAAACTCCCTTTTTTTCTAGTTTGCTTActagaaggtgatatcgtatTTTTcgcgtcaactcaatctcatcgttatataatttcaagtgaatccccttgacagtcggctcatcaatctcatttcacatcatagctctttcaattcgcatcataactcttttatttcgcatcataaCTCTTTTTATATAACATCTTTTTCACATTGCATCAaagttctttttatttcatttctttctcatattgCATCATAGCTATTTACgtttcatttcgccttacaggcttttcaacaacatcaaggggtattcacatcacaattatattcaattttcaccactccctcatttccacatatcaccgtTCTTGTAAgaaactagtaacgtaaaatcatatatcgatatattttcattttcagacacccCCAACACATCATataacaaacataatatttcaacgtattttctcatttcacatatacaATATCGTCCATCAGATTGAATCATCCACCACCCATATATTTCAGATAAACCAGCTTCAAcatgaattacaaatttacataacaacaataacacaaataaaggaaacatatatagataatactaattatatacttaCCTCGACTTTACAACGCTTTTATGTACTCAATAGGTAATGGTTCGGTCCTTTCACTTTACCcctgatattttatttctacgAAATATAAATCTTCGTTCTAGTTCTTCTTAATAACTAGACACTCTAGGCctcataaaaatacttataatttattatttaattcgtAGGGATTCATTTAACCAAaccctttatatatttataagtatcatttttaataacattcctaaattagggttttattaaaaacctcatttttcttctttaataacatattatttcttaaatataatttttgaaatatttctatgaattttctatcaatccCTCGccactatataatttaattaaacaacaatacgtaaaattgcgtatttggttaataatttcgatggaattatataaattaactatgtaatatttaaatctaacaaatttaataatctaattaacaaacaatatcatttttatatccaatttgatattcataaaatattgcagttaaatagtacatcgctcaatataatcaatatttaataaatggaccaattaaataatataattatataaattaatataattaaaatcaaaattttcgtACCTTTATTACAAAACCCGCCGagataattgcaattttgatgtgtgtgttgtgtaccatggaaaaagagaaagagagtgaGGCCGGGGGGTTGGTGGGCCCACCTCCCACCCTCaactcattatatatatatatgtatatatatatatatattatttactaacatatacatatatataatattattttaattctatttatttaattagatttttctccaaataccCATTATgtcctttttaaattttcttaattaatataagttatcctcaaatattataacaaactccaatttaatccgttcaaattttattatattccaattataatctataatttattatctttggGGCGTCACCGGGCCACTCccctatatatacatgtttgGTTCCCCCAGACGGGGTGTCACTTGCCGCACCTTAGGCTAGACGGTCGGCAATGACTTGCGGAGGACGTGTGGGTGGCTAGGGGATGTCGGCTAGCACGCAAGAGACTTCGAGCAGAGACTCTTACCGATTGGGGACTGCAATACTGTTCGTATGGGAACTTCCTTAATGCGTGGGGATATTGTCCGCCAAATATGAAGTCATTCCGAGGACGTTTGGCCATGGACATATAAGGGCGATGATCAAGTGCCACCCTGCGT
The nucleotide sequence above comes from Sesamum indicum cultivar Zhongzhi No. 13 linkage group LG11, S_indicum_v1.0, whole genome shotgun sequence. Encoded proteins:
- the LOC105173307 gene encoding uncharacterized protein LOC105173307 isoform X2; this encodes MAMANAFSSSSFTALQSKPSNSPFLRHSPASKPMCYFSVTPRFNSSPKKTVKMCASVDGVDSVGSMSLVSAFGHHLSLKCNYWRHEKMVADKLLEEKSSKLATCEKEKIELAAQKSELEAQLRELRQKVASSVESAKAEGFSAGRVAGREEFLFSEEYQHQLEIARNQGRDQYLSSDDHKKTLADARLRGARDFMKSTAFTTVVKAKSADYLVKGFDRCTSQIRKLRGFADGFDTNWIDPTLDGNLAAFPEEPPLKHNDEFAVLVEELENSGEEAVDK
- the LOC105173307 gene encoding uncharacterized protein LOC105173307 isoform X1; amino-acid sequence: MDARIARMVRAKRAKRAVPPLGPDSQRTPSAPSEKASRSHRALSPSPSGATPVEVASGNNDPTLEHLPRDSEEPSDSEPLIWKKSKGKQIASESSKRKRSSPRPNPSSQKKSKADSSAESENLKVVDELTAWWRETQMDLQSPSYSPAAMEGERLIPNWAISGQSSVLKTHVGQDSWELYKSTILPRDQALLAPMSHIRVEQNFAHSLSQVSAFGHHLSLKCNYWRHEKMVADKLLEEKSSKLATCEKEKIELAAQKSELEAQLRELRQKVASSVESAKAEGFSAGRVAGREEFLFSEEYQHQLEIARNQGRDQYLSSDDHKKTLADARLRGARDFMKSTAFTTVVKAKSADYLVKGFDRCTSQIRKLRGFADGFDTNWIDPTLDGNLAAFPEEPPLKHNDEFAVLVEELENSGEEAVDK